Genomic DNA from Prunus persica cultivar Lovell chromosome G1, Prunus_persica_NCBIv2, whole genome shotgun sequence:
tgaaacaagaaactcaGAAACTGCAACAAACAGAAACAACAATGTAGTTTAtgacagaaaattaaaaaacttcgaatcaaaatcaaaaggaaaagcCACGATCAAAGTACTAAACTAAATTCCGAAAACATATAAGTCAATATGAACGAAAAAAAGGTTCTCAAGTACCCATACCTCAACACCTAGGACTGCCAAAAATCTCCCCATCACAAAACGAAGAAGATACAAAATGGCACACACAAAATCGCGCCACAAAACTGAGCTCGAAATAGGAGGACTAAGATCGAACTAGAGCACAGAAATCGCACGCCAAAACAAACCTTGATTCTGCATGCAAAAGCAAAATTACACCCAAAACATAAAGATCAATCTAAATAACACAAAACGTAATCAGaataaaacagaaaatcaaatgaaaacctACCAGAAAATTGAAGCTCCAATCGCAGCTAAATAAACCAGAGCTCCAAAATGTTAAGCCGAACGAAAACGAAAGATAAAAGTTCAAATCACGCATAATTTAAATAGACAGGGGTAAAAAAAGTCATTTACTTTGTAAGTTTTACAGTTGGGCTAGGCTTTTTAAGAAGAAGAGTGGCATTGTCTTTTCAGTTATTATTTTAAGCTGACTCAATGAATCTGGGCCTCCTCTTTGGCCTAatccaaaataacaattctttcctaggtattaaaacccaaacaaaaataccCACTgtctcaaatacaaattcgTAAAGTTACTTATGtctaatacctaatttttctttaaataaaataagttgtAATATCCTACATCGACCAACAAAgaaggggtgatgtgccttatatgtacatgcccgcctccatctagcacaagGTCTTTTGAGAGCTcattggcttcggagtcatgggaactccgaagttaagctaGTTTGgactagagcaatcccaggatgagttcctaaaaacaaaaccgtgagggcatgGGGCCCAAaaacggacaatatcgtgctacaaCGGAACCGATCCGgggtgtgacaatttggtatcagagccattctgccgtgtggtgctagtgtgccgacgaggacgttgGGCccctaaggggggtggattgtaataTCTCATATCAACCAACGAAGaagggtgatgtgccttatatgtacataccCGCCTCCaactagcacgaggccttttgggagctcactggcttcggagtcatgggaaatCCGAAGTTAAGCTAATTTGGGGTAGATCAATCCCATGATGGGTGACCCATTGGAAAGTTACTCATGAGttcccataaacaaaaccgtgagggcattGGGCCCAAAAacagacaatatcgtgctacggcggagccaaTCAGGAGTGTGACATAAGTGGTGTGATGTGTCCAGTTTCTGCTCACCATTCGTTATATCAACTACAAATAGCCTTAATACttaacaattgaaaaacattgaaaaaaaaatatcaataaaataattaaaaaaaagattgggGATAATTATTGGACAAAGCCAAAGTTGAATGTgagtatttttgctcaccactttaactcaAGGTGTACCATCACCACCcttctcaacacttgacacgTGTCTATTGACATAACCATGGTTCcataaatacaaagtaaaGAGTTAACTATAATTATGCCAATAGACAcgtgtcaagtgttgagaagAATGATGAAGGTACACCTtaggttaaagtggtgagcaaaaatatttccaaaGCTGAATTGCGGAGAAGTCTTCCAATTTTAGTTTGTAGTTTCCATCTAATGCATTATTTATTTGCGTCATGGTGTGACTGGCACTCAAATAGCCACCACAAGTTCTAAGATTCGGTTGAATAATATCCCATTTTGCATGTAATGCCTAAAAAACATTGTGGCGTTAATTAGTTGGATTAATCCAGATCTTTGTGTACTCCCAAGCAGTCATGAGTCCAAGTTCTTAAGATAacagtgtgtgtgagttttccCCTTTCCTTCCTaactttgacaaaaaaataaatacgaATGTTAAATTCTACATTCTCAAAGTGGGTTAGCTCCATTAATCAAGTTCACTGATATACTCTAActaaattaagaaattaaatttggtAGGGTTTTGTTTGGAGTCAAAAATTTAGATTTGATGTATAGATAGTATAGGTATACCTACCATGTTAACCATtcttaactaatttaataaatCTGAGGACTCAAATTATAAGTCTGTATAGTTGGAGGAAAAAACATTTTGAATCCGGGcaatacatgaatagttgAATTTTAGAGAGTGGAATTTAAATTTAGCCCCATCATGGTTGGAGGTGACCTAACTTGTCTTCTCCACACATATTGTGATCATTAGTAAATGTGTTTCATGTGTTTCGTGAGTTTCATGATGAGCAAGCATCTGCTACCGCTTAaagttataatataaaatatcagGCAATTTAACTGTAATGACTTGTATTTAAGGAGAAGCCAAGTTATACGTTGTTTAACATTCTGCCTTATCcatatcaaatttcaaaactgataAGCATAAGCATGGCTCTGCACGGTTTTATTGGGACTCAAATAGAACTCAAGTCACCTGCTGATAAGTTCTACAAAATCTTCAAGGGCCAAGCCCACCTCATCCCAAATGTTTCTTCTGGCCATATCAAAGGCGTTCAGGTGCATGAAGGAGATTGGGAAACGCACGGCTCTGTTAAGATCTGGAATTATCATCTAGGTAATTAAGTAACTATGGTGACCCACTTAGGACAAGTTTAGttattttctgtttcattGTTAACTATATGATATGGGTATGAAAAAAACATCATAAGATgagcttatatatattttgttgttgtgaaatAAATATGACAGGGGACGAAGTTCGGACAATCAAGGAAAAGGTTGAGTACGACGACAAGAACATGGCGGCAACTCATATTGGATTGGACGGAGAAGTGTTCAAGTATTACAAGAGCTTTAAGGGCATCTATCAGTTCGCTCAAAAGGGTGATGTTTGCGTAGCTAGCCTGACGATTCACTATGAGAAACGGAATGCGGATGTTGAAGCTCCAGATAGATATGTTGGTCTCATGGTTACCCTCGTCAGGGATCTTGATGCTCACTTTGCCAAGGCATAATCGAATATCAAAAGCACATATATATGTTAATGCATGCTTTGTCTGGTTAATATTATAAGTAATGCTTTGTTTTAtgtaagtttttctttatGGCAATTGCATGAGGGgatttcatatgtgatataTTGTGATGTATTAGCTATGTGGGTTATcacatacataaaataaaatgcgtggtgtgctatatatatatcttcagTTCTTGATCATCATTCATATATCAAGTACAAAATAGACTTAAAAATCAACAATATCCAACTGGTATATGTTGCGCGCTTGGATTCAAAGTACTTGAAGATCAAAAATTGAAGTATGTTGCGTGCTTGGATTCGAATTTCACATTGAACACAAGCTAAAAGTAGTAAAAAGTAGTCGAAGCAGCTGGAAGCTCTTTCCTTCATCATTTGCGCTCTCCTTTTCCCTCTtcgtctctctctttctttatcTCTCTGCCCTTCTTCCCTATGAAATTGCTGGTTTACTTTAATATTAACAATCgacataaagaaaagaaagtgtaGCTGGATGCGACTAATGAAGGATAGAtaccacaaagaaaaaagttttcaCGTTCTTCCATTCCATAAGCAACACTGAAAAATTTCCTAATAATGTATGGACGAAACTCTCATGACAACTAATCCAAAGCAAACACAACTCAACCCAGCCGGCAGTGCAATAAGCACCCTCCCTCTCAAAACCCATGACGTAACATAATCGTGTTAATTAATGCGTGCTTTGTTTAATTACAagtaattaaagaaaaatgctTTGCCATGTGTTTGTGTCAAGAGATGtcatatgtgatattgtgATGTATTAACTATGGtcatcacatatataaaataaaatgagtgGTCTGCTGATGTGTCCAGTTTTTGCTCACATTCGTTATATCAACTACAAATAGCCTTAATACTtaacaagtgaaaaaaaaagaaaaaaaaaagatctatataaaataataaaaagattgGGGATAATTATTGGACAAAGCCAAAGCTGAATTGCGGAGAAGTTTTCCAATTTTAGTTTGCAATTTCCATCTAGGAAAATTCTCTAGTCCTTTGGTGTATGGGTACACCAAAGGATATGGGCCGTTAGATTGAGATTAGTGGGATATGGATGGACTAATCTACACCTTTGATATAGAAAATCTGGAAACCTAGTATTGGAGGTAAAAAGgtttattaaatattaaaatatgttaCAGTCCAATTGCCAAATCGATACCCATCAATTGTCAAATCGTTACCCATCAATTGCCACAGTCACTTGACGTTTTAATCATGGTGTAAAAGCTCGTAAATTCGAACTCAAATTCTGTAATTTACAAGATTAAGGATAGACTTTACAATGTTATGGACATCTATGTgccaaatattttaatatgattcCTTAAGGTTGTAAACCAATATTTTTACAAGCATATAGATAACATTTACAATGTTATGGAACTCTCAAGTCCCAAAAACTGCAACATGAGTAATTAATGTTGTAAATATTGGTTTTTACAAAAACTAAGaacaattttactttttaaggTCCAACCAAaccttaatattgtaatcGACATCATTTTCATTGTAAATTAGGCTATTACAATATTATGGATTAGAGTCAACCTTGTAATTACGATGCAAAAGCTCATAAATTCGAACCAAAATCTTGTAATCTACAATATTAAGGATAGACTTTGCAATGTGACAAGACGTTTAGGTGTCAAACATTGTAATATGAGTCCATAATATTGTAAGCCTCTGTTATTACAATATTAtggataaaatttaaaatattagagAACTCTCATGTGCCAAACATTTTAATATGATTCCTTGAGGTTGTAAATCATTGTTTTTACAAGCTTATGGATAACATTTACAATTGTATGGAACCCTAAGTTCCCAAAAACTGTAACATGAGTCCTTAATGTTGTAAATCTCTGTTATTACAAGATtatgaataaaatttaaaatgttaGAGAACTCTCATGTGCCAAACATTTTAATATGATTCCTTAAGGTTGTAAACCATTGTTTTTACAAGCTTAGGGATAACCTTTACAATTGTATGGAACTCTAAGGTCCCAAAAATTGTAACATGAGTTCTTAATGTTGTAAATCTCTGTTATTACAAGATTAtggataaaatttaaaatgttaGAGAACTCTCATGTGCCAAACATTTTAATAGGATTCCTTAAGGTTGTAAACCATTGTTTTTACAAGCTTAGGGATAACCTTTACAATTGTATGGAACTCTAAGGTCCCAAAAACTGTAACATGAGTTCTTAATGTTGTAAATCTCTGTTATTACAAGATTAtggataaaatttaaaatgttaGAGAACTCTCATGTGCCAAACATTTTAATATGATTCCTTAAGGTTGTAAACCACTGTTTTTACAAGCTTAGGGATAACCTTTACAATATTATGGAACTCTAAGGTCCCAAAAACTGTAACATAAGTCATAATATTGTAAATTCTAGGTTTTACAAGAATaatcactacaagaaaaatgtTCTACAACAACATGTCATTAAC
This window encodes:
- the LOC18790069 gene encoding MLP-like protein 328, producing the protein MALHGFIGTQIELKSPADKFYKIFKGQAHLIPNVSSGHIKGVQVHEGDWETHGSVKIWNYHLGDEVRTIKEKVEYDDKNMAATHIGLDGEVFKYYKSFKGIYQFAQKGDVCVASLTIHYEKRNADVEAPDRYVGLMVTLVRDLDAHFAKA